A genomic region of Phragmites australis chromosome 2, lpPhrAust1.1, whole genome shotgun sequence contains the following coding sequences:
- the LOC133893250 gene encoding uncharacterized protein LOC133893250 — MDPCEELVYRAKLAVPFMIVDALNHVAMLDTELTVEERNLVGYKNVISAKCAWQRVHSIKLKEKTKGTLSHFPLVLKASSPIFLWC; from the exons ATGGACCCGTGCGAGGAGCTCGTCTACCGCGCCAAGCTCGCTGTCCCCTTTATG ATAGTGGATGCATTGAACCATGTGGCAATGCTGGACACGGAACTGACAGTGGAGGAGAGGAACCTAGTGGGCTACAAGAATGTGATCAGTGCAAAGTGTGCATGGCAACGTGTACACTCCATTAAGTTGAAGGAGAAGACAAAAG GTACCCTCTCCCATTTTCCTTTGGTGTTGAAA GCATCTTCTCCTATTTTCCTCTGGTGTTGA
- the LOC133893214 gene encoding dol-P-Man:Man(6)GlcNAc(2)-PP-Dol alpha-1,2-mannosyltransferase produces MSLSSARQRRATAASPLTDDGYSKDAKDRRRRPGGGGDGEEEEEGIRWFLPFLALGLLRYMSASSNLIHDCDEVFNYWEPLHFLLYRSGFQTWEYSSNFALRSYLYLFIHTLVAGPASLIFGDHKVRVFYSVRIFLGLISTITETVLVVAISRRYGKRPACYVLAMLCLTSGCFFASTSFLPSSFSMYAVTLSSALFLLEKYAVAVSVAAAGVILGWPFSVLVFLPVTIYSLIRGSFKRVFLSGLLTSLCLLVLSFVADYYCYGRWTFSVFNLLKYNVLGGGESHLYGTEGPLFYFRNGFNNFNFAFILALLFLGVAPFARKKYAPDLLIVVSPVYIWLAFMSLQAHKEERFLYPIYPLICVAAAAVIDSFPDFFHDKYSSEQSIFEKIAKGLRPLILGFILCASHSRTFSMLNGYGAPLQIYQHLEYHEDSGPGSILCVGSEWHRYPSSFFIPSYISEVRWIDDGFRGLLPVPFNETLGGTTAAPSYFNNKNKAAEEQYLKDIGACDLLVELDLRRPYPSRGNDLSTWETLAALPFLDRELSPALYRSFFIPYQWQQNNVFGLYKLLRRLRTDQG; encoded by the exons ATGTCTCTCTCGTCGGCGCGCCAGCGCCGGGCAACGGCGGCGTCGCCGCTAACCGACGACGGGTACTCCAAGGACGCCAAGGACAGGAGGCGGCGCCCGGGTGGCGGCGgggacggcgaggaggaggaggagggcatcAGGTGGTTCCTCCCGTTCCTGGCGCTCGGGCTCCTCCGCTACATGAGCGCGTCCTCCAACCTGATCCACGACTGCGACGAGGTGTTCAACTACTGGGAGCCTCTCCACTTCCTCCTCTACCGCTCCGGCTTTCAGACCTGGGAGTACAG TTCCAACTTTGCTCTTAGGTCATATTTGTACCTTTTCATTCACACACTTGTAGCTGGGCCTGCTTCATTGATCTTTGGTGATCATAAG GTTCGTGTGTTCTATTCAGTGAGAATCTTTCTTGGTCTTATTTCAACTATAACCGAAACTGTTCTGGTGGTTGCTATTTCAAGAAGATATGGAAAGAGACCTGCTTGTTACGTTCTTGCAATGCTATGCTTGACCAGTGGTTGCTTCTTTGCCAGTACCA GTTTCCTGCCAAGTTCATTTTCAATGTATGCTGTAACACTTTCGTCAGCACTGTTCCTTCTTGAGAAATATGCTGTTGCAGTCTCGGTTGCAGCTGCTGGAGTAATCCTTGGTTGGCCTTTCTCAGTTTTGGTTTTTCTCCCTGTTACCATTTACTCGTTAATTAGAGGATCGTTCAAGCGAGTATTCTTGTCTGGACTTCTGACTTCACTTTGTCTTCTT GTTCTTTCATTTGTTGCTGATTATTACTGCTATGGTCGATGGACATTCTCGGTGTTCAATCTTCTGAAATATAATGTTCTTGGTGGTGGTGAAAGCCACTTGTATGGAACCGAAGGGCCTTTATTCTACTTCAGGAATGGATTTAATAACTTCAATTTTGCCTTCATTCTGGCTCTTCTGTTCTTGGGGGTTGCACCATTTGCAAGAAAGAAATATGCTCCAGATCTACTGATAGTTGTCTCTCCTGTCTATATCTGGTTGGCTTTCATGTCTTTGCAGgcacacaaggaagaaag GTTTCTATATCCAATTTATCCATTGATATGTGTTGCAGCTGCAGCTGTTATTGACAGCTTTCCTGATTTTTTCCATGACAAATATTCTTCTGAGCAGTCTATCTTTGAAAAG ATAGCAAAGGGCCTGCGACCGTTGATCCTTGGCTTTATTTTGTGTGCTTCTCACAGCCGAACATTCTCCATGCTCAATGGATATGGTGCTCCTCTGCAGATCTACCAGCATCTAGAATACCATGAAGATTCTGGGCCTG GGTCTATTCTCTGTGTTGGGAGCGAGTGGCATCGCTATCCGTCGTCATTCTTCATACCCTCCTATATCAGTGAAGTCCGCTGGATAGATGATGGCTTCCGAGGGCTTCTTCCAGTTCCCTTCAATGAGACTCTGGGAGGCACCACTGCTGCCCCATCGTACTTCAATAACAAGAATAAGGCCGCTGAGGAGCAATAT CTGAAAGACATTGGAGCATGTGACTTGCTGGTGGAACTTGATCTAAGGCGACCCTATCCCTCACGTGGAAATGACTTGTCAACATGGGAG ACGTTGGCAGCGCTACCGTTCCTAGATAGAGAGCTTTCCCCTGCGTTATATCGGTCgttcttcataccataccaatGGCAACAAAACAATGTTTTCGGCCTGTACAAGTTGCTGAGGAGGCTTCGTACTGACCAAGGGTAA
- the LOC133893224 gene encoding uncharacterized protein LOC133893224, with amino-acid sequence MGRASADFSTAGRDAPVRRWRRGARLRLRRRRSPTPTSVDPTFQEPTPSSSAASVSQQLPYLPYPDNAVVSYVAVAPLPVFRGDPGECPDAHLARFDRVCRANGAATSAAAARIFPASLDADAALWYELTSSSAEVSSPPLWHAVRAAFLDFFRPPDAADRARAELMTLRQRPGEAVNRYHLRMQGILRRCPDGGADVPDAFLKAAFVDGLLAEFQDWVVPQQPEALDEAVALALSWERAESVRAARRAAKSACVAGDRCAFCGAEGHEEPRCEVRRRMRELWRRSSSSSGRGGAMGVTKEGEEAEEGGGSMTLTRLGSAVSTRSAQCQCRKHQCWKKAAAASEVAGGGEGNDAGADK; translated from the coding sequence ATGGGCCGCGCGTCCGCCGACTTCTCCACCGCCGGCCGCGACGCGCCTGTCCGCCGCTGGCGACGCGGCGCCCGCCTCcgactccgccgccgccgctcaccAACCCCGACCTCCGTGGATCCAACCTTCCAAGAGCCCACCCCTTCGTCCTCCGCCGCTTCAGTCTCCCAACAACTGCCGTACCTCCCCTACCCGGACAACGCCGTCGTCTCCTACGTCGCCGTCGCCCCTCTCCCGGTCTTCCGCGGCGACCCCGGCGAGTGCCCCGACGCGCACCTCGCTCGCTTCGACCGCGTCTGCCGCGCCAACGGCGCCGCGACATCGGCAGCCGCCGCCCGCATCTTCCCGGCGTCCCTCGACGCCGACGCCGCGCTGTGGTACGAGCTCACGTCTTCCAGCGCCGAGGTCTCATCACCCCCGCTGTGGCACGCCGTCCGCGCAGCCTTCCTCGACTTCTTCCGCCCACCGGATGCCGCTGACCGCGCGCGGGCCGAGCTCATGACGCTGAGGCAGCGCCCCGGCGAGGCCGTCAACCGGTACCATCTTCGCATGCAGGGGATCCTCCGGCGCTGCCCGGACGGCGGGGCCGATGTCCCTGACGCGTTCTTGAAGGCCGCATTCGTCGACGGTCTCCTCGCCGAGTTCCAGGACTGGGTGGTGCCGCAGCAGCCAGAGGCGCTGGACGAGGCGGTGGCACTGGCCTTGAGCTGGGAACGCGCCGAGAGCGTGCGTGCCGCGCGGCGCGCGGCCAAGTCGGCCTGCGTCGCCGGCGACAGGTGCGCGTTCTGCGGCGCGGAAGGACACGAGGAGCCGAGGTGCGAGGTGCGGAGGAGGATGAGGGAGCTGTggcggaggagcagcagcagcagcgggagGGGAGGCGCCATGGGGGTGACGAAGGaaggggaggaggcggaggagggaggcgggAGCATGACGCTTACGCGGCTGGGGAGCGCGGTGAGCACGCGCTCGGCTCAGTGCCAGTGCCGGAAGCACCAGTGCTggaagaaggcggcggcggcgagcgaggTCGCTGGAGGAGGCGAAGGGAACGACGCGGGCGCGGACAAGTGA
- the LOC133893206 gene encoding uncharacterized protein LOC133893206 yields the protein MATQGTRSAEASDAASNYDPKTDPKRKPGRSNDPGWKYAFWPTIGNRDLLQCCLCDRTVTGGITRLKEHLVGGYGDILKCAKTTPAIAQEMQAALKGKKRPLLLDDDGEFQGEDDDVLDVTEESQDASRSIVHPSSGTAAKRKQSSFLKFRAPKEPNTKSVGSMIRRTPKEVVEERHSKGPSQISIQASMRTKEERDAVNLEWARFFYECGIPFNAANSRQFEIAIEATAQYGSGYKPPTYHELREPLLEKVVKETDDLRKRHEDAWKQYGCTLMSDGWTDRRGHHLINFLVNSPEGTFFLESIDASSEVHDQVMLADLLEKRISDIGVDKVVQVVTDNGANYKAAGKLLMERFPTLYWTPCAAHCLLLMLEDVGKLKAFKKPISRARHVTTFIYRHGRLLSAMREKTGGRDLVRPAATRFATTFLTLQSLHKHRDALRYLFTSDDWTSCKLAKTEAGKKVYDIVLSREFWNSVEDCLRASLPLIIVLRVVDGDERPAMPEVASLMNHAKERIKAAFCTENKRSLLNNILEIIEGRWDRQMDTPLYGAALFLNPGKFYVIQKENDEYVGHLRGCFNDVLARMVEDETLRNKIEEQSMLYEDQRGGIFKNCMALQTMKSKNPLDWWRAYGGRSIDLQRFAKRIVSLCASSSGCERNWSTFEFIHTKKRNRLEHKRLNDLVYVAYNRKMTSRFQKRREEADKSYDPLVMEDFDWENEWVDPTVQPQSSSALDITWDQVDEAIGASHELRGRNLPRTYARRARHISRVVEEARVVEDDEEEGEEEDIIVDDVDVDDFGDKPMDATEDDAENMDASNDFDEFALDDF from the exons ATGGCTACTCAAGGGACTAGAAGTGCGGAGGCCTCGGATGCCGCatcaaattatgatccaaagactGATCCAAAGCGCAAGCCAGGAAGGTCAAATGATCCTGGATGGAAATATGCTTTTTGGCCGACTATTGGTAATAGAGATCTCTTGCAGTGTTGCTTGTGTGATAGAACTGTAACTGGAGGAATTACAAGGCTCAAAGAGCATCTTGTGGGTGGTTATGGAGATATTTTGAAGTGTGCCAAAACCACACCAGCTATTGCTCAGGAGATGCAAGCTGCTTTGAAGGGCAAGAAGAGACCACTtctgcttgatgatgatggagagtttcaaggagaagatgatgatgtgCTTGATGTGACAGAGGAGTCCCAAGATGCTTCTAGAAGCATTGTGCATCCTAGTTCAGGAACAGCTGCCAAAAGgaaacaatccagctttttgaAGTTCAGAGCACCAAAAGAGCCCAACACAAAGTCAGTCGGTTCAATGATTAGGAGAACTCCAAAAGAGGTTGTCGAAGAAAGACATTCGAAGGGTCCTTCTCAGATCAGTATCCAAGCTAGCATGAGgacaaaagaagaaagagatgctGTCAACTTGGAGTGGGCCAGGTTCTTTTATGAGTGTGGCATACCATTCAATGCCGCAAATTCTAGACAATTTGAAATTGCTATAGAGGCCACTGCACAATATGGTTCTGGGTAcaagcctcctacctaccatgaGCTTAGGGAGCCATTACTCGAGAAGGTCGTTAAGGAAACAGATGATTTGAGGAAGAGGCATGAGGATGCATGGAAGCAATATGGTTGCACATTAATGTCAGATGGATGGACGGATAGGAGAGGGCACCATTTGATCAACTTCCTAGTCAATAGTCCGGAGGGGACTTTCTTCTTAGAGTCAATTGATGCATCAAGTGAAGTTCATGATCAAGTGATGCTGGCTGATTTGTTAGAGAAGAGAATAAGCGACATTGGTGTTGATAAAGTTGTGCAAGTTGTCACTGACAATGGGGCTAACTATAAGGCAGCGGGCAAGCTTCTCATGGAAAGGTTTCCTACACTTTATTGGACACCTTGTGCTGCACATTGCTTGCTTCTTATGTTGGAAGATGTTGGAAAGTTGAAGGCATTCAAGAAGCCTATCTCACGTGCCCGTCATGTCACTACTTTCATCTATAGGCATGGAAGACTTCTTAGTGCAATGAGGGAGAAGACAGGTGGTAGGGATCTTGTGAGACCAGCAGCAACTCGGTTTGCTACCACATTTCTCACCTTACAAAGTTTGCACAAGCATAGAGATGCACTGAGATATCTGTTTACCTCTGATGATTGGACGAGTTGCAAACTAGCAAAGACAGAGGCCGGGAAAAAAGTGTATGATATTGTGCTTTCTAGAGAATTTTGGAACTCTGTTGAGGATTGCCTTAGAGCTTCTTTACCACTTATCATTGTGTTGAGGGTGGTTGATGGTGATGAGAGGCCTGCCATGCCAGAAGTTGCTTCTCTCATGAATCATGCAAAAGAGAGGATAAAGGCTGCCTTCTGTACTGAAAACAAGAGAAGTTTGCTCAATAATATCTTAGAAATTATTGAGGGTCGTTGGGATAGGCAAATGGACACCCCACTCTATGGTGCTGCTCTCTTTTTGAACCCAGGAAAATTCTATGTCATTCAAAAAGAGAATGATGAATATGTTGGGCACCTAAGAGGTTGTTTCAATGATGTGCTTGCACGAATGGTGGAAGATGAGACCCTTCGAAACAAAATTGAAGAACAATCCATGCTCTACGAAGATCAACGTGGAGGCATCTTCAAGAATTGTATGGCCCTCCAAACTATGAAGTCAAAGAACCCTC TTGATTGGTGGCGTGCGTATGGTGGACGATCTATTGACTTACAAAGATTTGCTAAGCGTATTGTTAGTCTTTGTGCTTCATCATCTGGTTGTGAGCGTAATTGGAGCACTTTTGAATTT ATTCATACAAAGAAGAGAAACCGGCTAGAGCATAAAAgattgaatgatttggtttatGTTGCCTACAATCGGAAAATGACTAGTAGGTTCCAAAAACGCCGTGAGGAAGCGGATAAAAGCTATGATCCTTTGGTTATGGAAGACTTTGATTGGGAAAATGAATGGGTTGATCCAACGGTCCAACCTCAAAGTTCTAGTGCTTTGGACATCACATGGGACCAAGTTGATGAAGCAATTGGTGCATCACATGAGCTTCGAGGTCGTAACCTTCCTAGGACCTATGCTCGTCGTGCAAGACATATATCAAGAGTGGTTGAAGAAGCAAGAGTggttgaagatgatgaggaggagggggaggaagaagacatcattgtggatgatgttgatgttgatgattttggtgacaaaccaATGGATGCTACTGAAGATGATGCGGAGAACATGGATGCTTCAAACGATTTTGATGAGTTTGCATTGGATGACttttga
- the LOC133893270 gene encoding phosphoenolpyruvate carboxylase 2-like, which yields MVCLRLAPFTLFVGLPASRRSLKLAGCTVRRARSVPSAEAKAVGEMAGPASAAAEVRQSIDAHLRQLAPGKVSEDDRLVDYETLLVARFLDILQDLHGSDFRQVVEECLRLSGEYHSDGDPARLDELGALLTSLDVGDAIMVASSFSHMLNLANIAEEAQMVYRKKAEKDRRGGFADEASASTESDIDETFQRLVGTLGKTPREVFDALRSQTIDLVLTAHPTQSVRRSLLQKHARIRSCLTQLCVEGTAENERQEIDEALQREILAAFRTDEIRRAQPTPQDEMRAGMSYFDDTIWNGVPKFLRRVDTALKNIGIDERLPYNAPLIQFSSWMGGDRDGNPRVTPEVTRDVCLLARMMAANMYFSKMADLMFELSMWRCNDELRGRADELHRQSSRKYAKYYIEFWKQISPREPYRIVLGDVRDKLYNTCERARQILSHGVSNIPEDQTYISVKQFLEPLELCYRSLRDCGDKLIADGSLLDFMRQVSTFGLTLVKLDIRQESERHTDAMDAITTHLGIGSYREWPEEQRQEWLVSELRGKRPLFGTDLPQSDEVADVLGTFRVIAELPDDSFGAYIISMATAPSDVLAVELLQRECGVKRPLRVVPLFEKLADLQQGPATMELLFSIDWYKERIGGKQEIMIGYSDSGKDAGRLSAAWQLYKAQEEIVGVAERHGVKLTIFHGRGGTVGRGGGPSHLAILSQPPNTVNGSLRVTIQGEVIEKSFGEENLCFRTLQRFTAATLEHGMNPPVSPKPEWRRLLDDMAAVSTEEYRSIVFREPRFVEYFRSATPETEYGRMNIGSRPSKRKPGGGIESLRAIPWIFAWTQTRFHLPVWLGFGAAFRHAAQTADGLATLREMYDEWPFFRVTIDLLEMVFAKGDPGIAALYDKLLVPDDLRPFGEQLRANYAETESLLLQVAGHSDLLESDPYLRQRLMLRDSYITALNACQAYTLKRIRDGRFRPAARGAPLSKELLASTSTAESLVKLNPSSEYDPGLEDTLILTMKGIAAGMQNTG from the exons ATGGTTTGCCTCCGTCTTGCACCGTTCACCCTCTTCGTGGGGCTTCCGGCAAGCCGGAGGAGTCTCAAGCTCGCAGGGTGCACAGTGCGCCGAGCGAGGAGCGTGCCGTCCGCGGAGGCGAAGGCGGTGGGCGAGATGGCGGGGCctgccagcgccgccgccgaggtgcgGCAGTCCATCGACGCCCACCTCCGGCAGCTCGCGCCGGGGAAGGTGTCCGAGGACGACCGCCTGGTGGACTACGAGACCCTCCTCGTCGCGCGGTTCTTGGACATCCTCCAGGACCTGCACGGCAGCGACTTCAGACAAGTG GTTGAGGAGTGCCTGAGGCTGTCTGGTGAGTACCACAGCGACGGCGACCCAGCGAGGCTGGACGAGCTCGGCGCGCTCCTGACAAGCCTGGACGTGGGCGACGCCATCATGGTGGCGAGCTCCTTCTCGCACATGCTCAACCTGGCCAACATCGCCGAGGAGGCACAGATGGTGTACCGCAAGAAGGCGGAGAAGGACCGGCGCGGCGGCTTCGCCGACGAGGCCTCGGCGTCCACGGAGTCCGACATCGACGAGACGTTCCAACGGCTGGTGGGCACCCTCGGCAAGACGCCTCGGGAGGTGTTCGACGCGCTCAGGAGCCAGACCATCGACCTCGTCCTCACCGCGCACCCCACGCAGTCCGTCAGACGGTCGCTACTTCAGAAGCACGCGAG GATTAGGAGCTGTCTGACGCAGCTCTGCGTCGAGGGCACCGCCGAGAACGAGCGGCAGGAGATCGACGAGGCCCTTCAGAGAGAG ATTCTTGCGGCTTTCAGGACGGACGAGATACGGCGGGCGCAGCCGACCCCGCAGGACGAGATGCGGGCGGGGATGAGCTATTTCGACGACACCATCTGGAACGGCGTGCCCAAGTTCCTCCGGCGCGTCGACACGGCGCTCAAGAACATTGGCATCGACGAGcgcctcccctacaacgccccTCTCATCCAGTTCTCCTCATGGATGGGCGGAGACCGCGATG GGAACCCGAGAGTTACTCCTGAAGTTACGAGGGACGTGTGCTTGCTGGCCAGGATGATGGCTGCGAACATGTACTTCTCCAAGATGGCGGATTTGATGTTCGAG CTTTCTATGTGGCGCTGCAACGACGAGCTTCGAGGCCGCGCCGACGAATTGCACCGGCAGTCTTCGCGGAAGTACGCCAAATACTACATTG AGTTTTGGAAGCAGATTTCTCCGCGAGAACCTTACCGGATCGTACTCGGCGATGTGAGGGACAAGCTGTACAACACCTGCGAGCGTGCTCGGCAGATCTTGTCGCACGGAGTTTCTAACATCCCAGAAGACCAGACTTACATCAGTGTCAAGCAG TTCTTGGAGCCTCTTGAGCTGTGCTACCGATCGCTGCGCGACTGCGGCGACAAGCTGATCGCCGACGGCAGTCTGCTGGACTTCATGCGCCAGGTCTCCACCTTTGGCCTCACCCTCGTCAAGCTCGACATCCGGCAGGAGTCTGAGCGCCACACCGACGCCATGGACGCGATCACCACGCACCTCGGCATCGGCTCCTACCGGGAATGGCCCGAGGAGCAACGCCAGGAATGGCTTGTCTCGGAGCTTCGTGGCAAGCGCCCGCTCTTCGGGACCGACCTGCCGCAGTCCGACGAGGTTGCCGACGTGCTCGGCACGTTCCGCGTCATCGCTGAGCTCCCCGACGACAGCTTCGGCGCGTACATCATCTCCATGGCCACCGCGCCGTCCGACGTGCTCGCCGTCGAGCTGCTGCAGAGGGAGTGCGGCGTCAAGAGGCCCTTGAGAGTCGTGCCGCTGTTCGAGAAGCTCGCCGACCTTCAGCAGGGGCCCGCCACCATGGAGCTCCTCTTCTCCATCGACTGGTACAAGGAACGGATCGGCGGCAAGCAGGAGATCATGATCGGGTACTCGGACTCCGGGAAGGACGCCGGCCGGCTGTCCGCGGCGTGGCAGCTGTACAAGGCCCAGGAGGAGATCGTGGGCGTGGCGGAGCGGCACGGCGTGAAGCTGACCATCTTCCACGGGCGGGGCGGCACCGTGGGACGTGGCGGCGGGCCGAGCCACCTCGCCATCCTGTCGCAGCCGCCGAACACTGTGAATGGCTCGCTCCGCGTGACCATCCAGGGCGAGGTCATCGAGAAGTCGTTCGGCGAGGAGAACCTCTGCTTCCGGACGCTGCAGCGGTTCACGGCAGCGACGCTGGAGCACGGCATGAACCCGCCGGTGTCCCCGAAGCCCGAGTGGCGGCGCCTGCTCGACGACATGGCCGCGGTGTCCACCGAGGAGTACCGGTCCATCGTGTTCCGAGAACCGCGCTTCGTGGAGTACTTCCGCTCCGCGACGCCGGAGACGGAGTACGGGCGGATGAACATCGGCAGCCGGCCGTCGAAGCGGAAGCCCGGCGGCGGCATCGAGTCCCTGCGCGCCATCCCGTGGATCTTCGCGTGGACGCAGACGCGGTTCCACCTCCCCGTGTGGCTGGGCTTCGGCGCCGCGTTCCGTCACGCGGCGCAGACCGCCGACGGCCTCGCCACGCTCCGTGAGATGTACGACGAGTGGCCCTTCTTCCGTGTGACCATCGACCTCCTGGAGATGGTTTTCGCCAAGGGCGACCCCGGCATCGCCGCGCTCTACGACAAGCTCCTCGTCCCCGACGACCTGCGCCCGTTCGGCGAGCAGCTGAGAGCCAACTACGCGGAGACAGAGAGCCTGCTCCTGCAGGTGGCCGGGCATTCAGACCTCCTGGAGAGCGACCCGTACCTGCGACAGCGGCTGATGCTGCGGGACTCGTACATCACGGCGCTGAACGCGTGCCAGGCCTACACGCTGAAGCGGATCCGGGACGGCAGGTTCAGGCCGGCGGCGCGCGGGGCGCCGCTGTCCAAGGAGCTGCTGGCGTCGACGtcgacggcggagagtctggTGAAGCTGAACCCCAGCAGCGAGTACGACCCCGGGCTGGAGGACACGCTCATCCTCACCATGAAAGGCATAGCCGCGGGCATGCAGAACACCGGCTAA